In Cyanobacteriota bacterium, the following are encoded in one genomic region:
- a CDS encoding cell division protein FtsH — MLTISLLTIQSLIGAPVYANSEQRSLSYSEFLTKAKAREISDVEIDPTQGVARVRLKNQSANDAPYQVILFDRYDDVVRQLKDSDVSFAVNPSVDSSIAAGFLANLLLIFLLILALMMILRRTGAGPGQAMNFGKSRAKFQMEAKTGVMFDDVAGIEEAKEELQEVVTFLKKPEKFTAIGARIPKGVLLVGQPGTGKTL; from the coding sequence ATGCTGACTATTAGCCTCTTGACCATACAGTCCTTAATCGGTGCTCCCGTATATGCCAACAGTGAGCAGCGTTCACTCAGCTACAGTGAATTTCTGACCAAGGCAAAGGCAAGAGAAATCAGTGACGTGGAGATTGACCCCACCCAAGGGGTTGCTAGGGTGAGACTCAAAAATCAGTCTGCAAACGATGCTCCCTATCAAGTCATCTTGTTTGATCGGTACGACGATGTGGTTAGGCAACTCAAGGACAGCGATGTGAGCTTTGCCGTGAATCCATCGGTGGATAGCAGTATAGCAGCGGGTTTTTTAGCTAACCTCCTGTTAATTTTTCTGCTGATCTTGGCCTTGATGATGATTCTGCGGCGCACAGGGGCAGGCCCAGGACAGGCGATGAATTTTGGCAAATCTCGCGCCAAATTTCAGATGGAAGCCAAGACTGGCGTAATGTTTGATGATGTTGCCGGTATCGAAGAGGCAAAGGAAGAACTGCAAGAGGTCGTCACCTTCCTGAAAAAACCAGAAAAATTTACAGCCATCGGTGCGCGCATTCCCAAAGGTGTGTTGCTAGTGGGGCAACCCGGTACAGGCAAAACCCT